A genomic region of Neisseria cinerea contains the following coding sequences:
- a CDS encoding immunity 41 family protein — MCEFKDFRRNIPCFKEYDENSFIGKWHDDGVWDDEEYWKLENDLIEVRRKYPYPMDIPRDIVIGIGTIIDFLMVPNWKLFEIKASPWLPKSVKINERYERFRVMLRYIFTDVDVDDWKFFYFPIKHSKGRLR; from the coding sequence ATGTGCGAGTTCAAGGATTTCAGAAGAAACATCCCTTGTTTTAAGGAGTATGACGAAAATTCATTTATTGGTAAATGGCATGATGACGGGGTGTGGGATGATGAAGAATATTGGAAGTTGGAGAATGATTTAATCGAGGTTAGGAGAAAATATCCTTATCCGATGGATATACCAAGGGATATTGTGATTGGAATCGGTACTATTATTGATTTTTTAATGGTTCCAAATTGGAAACTTTTCGAAATTAAAGCTTCTCCTTGGTTGCCTAAAAGTGTCAAAATTAATGAGCGTTATGAAAGGTTCAGAGTAATGCTCCGTTATATTTTTACTGATGTAGATGTAGATGACTGGAAATTTTTTTATTTTCCAATAAAACATAGTAAAGGTAGATTGAGGTGA
- a CDS encoding immunity protein Imm33 domain-containing protein, whose product MGIKNEQIMICKKYNTEIYPVSDISKIGVAENVKQANLYPINGLRYRPKGDTNGWYIWAGENFSHDKNFFLPLHTFHLQIWRPEIIPFLTLPPGYRFLIGENGYEDVWFDELLLNDN is encoded by the coding sequence ATGGGAATAAAAAATGAACAAATAATGATTTGTAAAAAATATAATACAGAAATATATCCTGTTTCCGACATTTCAAAAATCGGTGTTGCTGAAAATGTCAAACAGGCAAACCTGTATCCGATTAACGGGTTAAGGTACCGTCCCAAAGGCGATACAAACGGCTGGTATATCTGGGCTGGTGAAAACTTCTCCCATGATAAAAATTTTTTCCTACCCTTGCATACTTTCCATTTGCAAATATGGCGACCCGAAATCATCCCCTTTTTGACACTTCCGCCCGGTTACCGTTTTTTAATTGGGGAAAACGGTTATGAAGACGTATGGTTTGATGAGTTGCTATTAAATGATAATTGA
- a CDS encoding inorganic phosphate transporter yields MAQTQMSANLKLINAVFAAMLVGMVSYFIYWGLGYTHYNNSVLFIIATMFGVFMAFNVGGNDIANSFGTSVGSGTLTIPQALLIAAVFEVSGAVIAGGEVTDTIRKGIVDLNGMNLEPMQFVFIMMSALLAAALWLLFASHKGLPVSTTHAIIGGIVGSALCMAVMKHADWGTLIQWGKLGEIGISWVLSPVLGGAVSYFLFSRVKKNVLDYNAWAEGTLKGIKQEKKAYKEQHRLFFEGLSEAEKVEYATKMAHDAQIYDEPEFDPQELQSEYYRGLYAFDNRKNNVDSYKALHSWVPFIASFGAMMISAMLIFKGLKNLHLGMSNVNSFLTIFMIGAAVWMGTFVFAKSLKRKDLGKSTFQMFSWMQVFTACGFAFSHGANDIANAIGPFAAIMDVLRTNSVAAQNAVPPIAMLTFGIALIVGLWFVGKEVIKTVGTSLAEMHPASGFTAELSAASVVMGASLMGLPVSSTHILVGAVLGIGLVNRNANWKLMKPIGLAWVITLPAAAVLSVACYLVLQAVF; encoded by the coding sequence ATGGCTCAAACTCAAATGAGTGCGAACTTGAAACTGATTAACGCTGTCTTTGCCGCCATGCTGGTCGGCATGGTCAGCTATTTTATCTATTGGGGTTTGGGTTATACCCACTACAATAACAGCGTGCTTTTCATTATTGCCACCATGTTCGGCGTGTTCATGGCGTTTAATGTCGGCGGCAACGATATTGCCAACTCTTTCGGTACCAGCGTCGGGTCCGGGACGCTGACGATCCCGCAGGCTTTGCTGATTGCAGCGGTATTTGAGGTCAGCGGTGCGGTCATCGCGGGTGGAGAGGTAACCGATACTATACGCAAAGGTATCGTCGATCTGAACGGTATGAACCTCGAGCCCATGCAGTTTGTGTTTATCATGATGTCTGCACTCTTGGCGGCGGCTTTGTGGCTGCTGTTCGCGTCCCACAAAGGCCTGCCGGTTTCGACGACGCACGCGATTATCGGCGGCATCGTCGGCAGTGCGTTGTGTATGGCGGTTATGAAACATGCCGACTGGGGAACGTTGATTCAGTGGGGAAAATTGGGAGAAATCGGGATATCTTGGGTGCTGTCGCCTGTTTTGGGCGGTGCGGTTTCCTATTTCCTGTTTTCCCGCGTCAAGAAAAATGTCTTAGATTACAATGCTTGGGCTGAAGGTACGCTCAAAGGCATCAAGCAGGAGAAAAAGGCCTATAAAGAACAGCACCGCCTGTTTTTCGAGGGTTTGTCTGAAGCTGAAAAAGTCGAATATGCCACTAAAATGGCGCACGATGCACAAATTTACGATGAGCCTGAATTTGATCCGCAAGAGCTGCAATCGGAGTATTACCGCGGTCTTTATGCGTTCGATAACCGTAAAAACAATGTCGATTCTTACAAGGCGTTGCACTCTTGGGTTCCCTTTATCGCTTCGTTCGGCGCGATGATGATTTCTGCCATGCTGATTTTCAAGGGTCTGAAAAACCTGCATCTGGGCATGAGCAACGTCAACAGCTTCCTGACTATCTTTATGATAGGTGCGGCGGTGTGGATGGGTACGTTTGTTTTTGCAAAAAGCCTCAAACGTAAAGATTTGGGTAAATCGACCTTTCAGATGTTTTCATGGATGCAGGTCTTTACCGCATGCGGTTTCGCATTCAGCCACGGGGCGAACGATATCGCCAACGCCATCGGTCCGTTTGCCGCGATTATGGATGTTTTGCGGACTAATAGTGTTGCCGCGCAAAATGCCGTTCCACCGATTGCCATGCTGACCTTCGGTATCGCGCTGATTGTCGGTTTGTGGTTTGTCGGTAAAGAGGTGATTAAAACCGTCGGTACGAGTTTGGCTGAAATGCATCCTGCTTCGGGATTTACCGCCGAACTGTCCGCCGCCTCCGTTGTGATGGGTGCGTCGCTGATGGGGCTGCCTGTTTCCAGTACGCATATCTTGGTCGGCGCGGTACTCGGTATCGGTCTGGTCAACCGTAATGCCAATTGGAAACTGATGAAGCCCATCGGCCTGGCTTGGGTCATTACCCTGCCTGCAGCCGCCGTATTGTCGGTTGCCTGCTACTTGGTTTTACAGGCAGTATTCTGA
- a CDS encoding CysB family HTH-type transcriptional regulator produces MKLQQLKYALEVYRHNLNVSEAAEALFTSQPGISKQIKLLEEEIGIQIFIRSGKRVVSVSQPGKAVLDIAERILRDVQNIKNIGSEFTGQDSGSLTVATTHTQARYALPLIVADFVKRYPKVNLTIKQGSPAAIAQMVTSGESDLAIVTERIDDHPELGKLPCYDWTHAVIVPNDHPLLECRNPLRIEDLARFPLITYEFAFNTGSSIARAFAKARLEQPDVALAAADTDVLKTYVRLGLGVGLMAKMAYNPDTDNDLQLVDAAHLFEPSPTWIALRNDTYLRGYAYDFIQSFAPHLTREKVDKILYTPVSEDFSI; encoded by the coding sequence ATGAAATTACAGCAATTAAAATACGCTTTGGAAGTTTACCGGCACAACCTGAATGTTTCCGAAGCAGCCGAAGCCTTGTTTACCTCGCAACCCGGTATTTCCAAACAAATCAAATTATTAGAAGAAGAAATCGGCATTCAGATTTTTATCCGCAGCGGAAAGCGCGTGGTTTCCGTCTCTCAGCCGGGCAAAGCGGTTTTGGATATTGCCGAACGTATTTTGCGTGATGTACAGAACATTAAAAATATCGGCAGCGAGTTTACCGGACAGGACAGCGGTTCGCTGACGGTAGCCACAACACATACTCAGGCACGCTATGCCCTGCCCTTGATTGTTGCCGATTTTGTGAAACGCTATCCGAAAGTCAACCTGACCATCAAACAGGGGAGCCCTGCCGCCATCGCCCAAATGGTTACTTCGGGCGAATCTGATTTGGCAATTGTTACAGAGCGTATAGACGACCATCCCGAACTGGGAAAACTCCCCTGCTATGACTGGACTCATGCGGTTATCGTACCGAACGACCACCCCTTGCTCGAATGCAGAAACCCCCTCCGCATTGAAGATTTGGCAAGATTTCCACTAATTACTTATGAATTTGCGTTCAACACGGGCAGCAGCATTGCACGGGCATTCGCCAAAGCTCGTTTGGAACAACCCGATGTCGCATTGGCTGCGGCAGATACGGACGTATTAAAAACTTACGTCCGCTTGGGTTTGGGCGTGGGATTGATGGCAAAGATGGCCTACAACCCGGATACGGATAACGATTTGCAACTTGTGGATGCCGCACATTTGTTTGAACCTTCTCCAACATGGATTGCCTTACGCAACGATACTTATTTGCGCGGATATGCGTATGACTTTATCCAATCGTTTGCACCGCACCTGACCCGTGAAAAGGTGGACAAAATCCTGTACACACCCGTCAGCGAAGATTTCTCTATTTAG
- a CDS encoding immunity 41 family protein, whose protein sequence is MCEFKDIIRNVPYFEGYDENSFIGKWYDDGVWDDEEYWKLENDLIEVRKKYPYPMDIPRYVVIGIGTIIDFLMVPNWKLFEIKASSWLPDSVGINERYERLKTMLRYIFTEKDIVNVQFDYYNKK, encoded by the coding sequence ATGTGTGAGTTCAAGGATATTATAAGAAACGTTCCTTATTTTGAGGGGTATGACGAAAATTCATTTATTGGCAAATGGTATGATGACGGAGTGTGGGATGATGAAGAATATTGGAAGTTGGAGAATGATTTAATTGAGGTTAGAAAAAAATATCCTTATCCGATGGATATACCAAGATATGTTGTCATTGGAATCGGTACCATTATTGATTTCTTAATGGTTCCAAATTGGAAACTTTTTGAAATTAAAGCTTCCTCTTGGCTACCTGATAGCGTAGGAATTAATGAACGTTATGAAAGGCTTAAAACAATGCTCCGTTATATTTTTACCGAGAAAGACATAGTCAACGTGCAATTTGATTATTACAACAAAAAATAG
- the fnr gene encoding fumarate/nitrate reduction transcriptional regulator Fnr, with the protein MASHNTTHQMKTLCSSCSLRELCLPVGLLPNEFTQLDAVIRQSRRLKKGEYLFRAGEAFTSLFAIRAGFFKTTVASQDGRDQVTGFFMSGELIGMDGICSHVHSCDAVALEDSEVCELPFTHIEELGQNIPSLRTHFFRMMSREIVRDQGVMLLLGNMRAEERIAAFLLNLSQRLYSRGFAANDFILRMSREEIGSYLGLKLETVSRTLSKFHQEGLISVEHKHIKILNLQVLKKMVSGCSHAI; encoded by the coding sequence ATGGCTTCGCATAATACTACACATCAGATGAAAACGCTGTGTTCTTCCTGTTCTTTGCGGGAACTCTGTCTGCCTGTCGGATTACTGCCCAATGAGTTTACCCAACTAGATGCCGTTATCCGCCAAAGCCGCCGTTTGAAAAAGGGTGAATACCTGTTCCGTGCCGGCGAAGCCTTTACTTCGCTCTTTGCCATCCGTGCAGGCTTCTTCAAGACAACCGTCGCCAGTCAGGACGGACGCGATCAGGTAACGGGTTTTTTTATGTCGGGCGAACTCATCGGCATGGACGGCATCTGTTCCCATGTGCACAGTTGCGACGCGGTCGCTTTGGAAGACAGTGAGGTATGCGAGTTACCGTTTACCCATATCGAAGAGCTCGGTCAGAATATCCCAAGCCTGCGTACCCACTTTTTCCGTATGATGAGCCGCGAAATTGTGCGCGATCAGGGCGTGATGTTGCTTTTGGGTAATATGCGTGCAGAAGAGAGGATTGCCGCCTTTCTGTTAAACCTCTCCCAACGCCTTTATTCCCGCGGTTTTGCTGCTAACGATTTCATCCTGCGCATGTCTCGTGAAGAAATCGGCAGTTATCTCGGGCTGAAACTTGAAACCGTCAGCCGCACGTTATCCAAATTTCATCAGGAAGGGTTGATTTCCGTCGAACACAAGCACATCAAAATCCTCAATCTGCAAGTGTTGAAGAAGATGGTGTCCGGCTGCTCGCATGCTATTTGA
- the hemN gene encoding oxygen-independent coproporphyrinogen III oxidase, whose protein sequence is MKIIQIQNNHNANNRPEFDRELIASLPSSGPRYTSYPTADRFHNGFREGEYIKALHLRSTGMLNKPLSLYIHIPFCNTICYYCGCNKIITKDKSRADAYIEYLEKEMELLAPHLNGKHQLAQLHFGGGTPTFLSDDQIERVFRMIRKHFELIPTGEYSIEIDPRKVSRDTVLMLGRLGFNRMSVGIQDFDPKVQAAVNRIQSYEETKEVIDAAREAGFKSVSVDLIYGLPHQTSESIKTTIDTVLSLDPDRLALYHYAHLPHVFKPQRRIDTAAVPGSEEKLDMLQYCVQTLTERGYVFIGMDHFAKPDDELSVALEEGLLQRNFQGYSTYADCDLVAIGVSSIGKIGNTYSQNERDIDAYYAAIDEGRLPIMRGYQLNQDDILRRNIIQDLMCRFALDYRVYEDISGTPFDRYFKDELADLEKLADLGLVSLNDQGLTVTPKGRFLIRNIAMVFDYHLRHKETRAKYSQTV, encoded by the coding sequence ATGAAAATTATACAAATACAGAACAATCACAATGCCAATAACCGTCCCGAGTTTGACCGCGAGCTGATTGCCAGCCTGCCGTCCAGCGGCCCGCGCTACACCTCCTACCCTACCGCAGACCGTTTCCATAACGGCTTCCGAGAAGGGGAGTACATCAAAGCTTTACATTTACGCAGCACGGGAATGTTAAATAAACCGCTCTCCCTTTACATTCACATCCCCTTTTGCAATACCATCTGCTACTACTGCGGCTGCAATAAAATCATTACCAAAGACAAGAGCCGCGCCGATGCCTATATCGAATACCTTGAAAAAGAAATGGAGCTGCTTGCCCCGCACTTAAACGGAAAACACCAGCTTGCCCAACTCCACTTCGGCGGCGGTACGCCAACCTTCTTAAGCGACGACCAAATCGAACGTGTTTTCCGCATGATCCGCAAGCATTTCGAGTTGATCCCCACCGGCGAATACTCCATCGAAATTGACCCGCGCAAAGTCAGCCGGGATACCGTCCTCATGCTCGGCAGACTCGGTTTCAACCGTATGAGTGTCGGTATTCAGGATTTCGACCCTAAAGTACAGGCGGCCGTCAACCGCATCCAAAGTTACGAAGAAACCAAAGAAGTCATCGATGCCGCCCGTGAAGCAGGGTTTAAATCCGTCAGTGTGGACTTGATTTACGGCCTGCCACACCAGACTTCCGAAAGCATTAAAACCACCATCGATACCGTTTTGTCGCTTGATCCCGACCGCCTCGCCCTTTATCACTATGCCCACCTGCCGCATGTTTTTAAACCGCAACGCCGCATCGATACCGCCGCCGTTCCCGGCAGCGAGGAAAAACTCGATATGCTGCAATACTGCGTCCAAACCCTGACCGAACGCGGCTATGTCTTCATCGGCATGGATCATTTTGCCAAACCGGACGACGAATTGTCTGTCGCACTCGAAGAAGGATTGCTGCAACGCAATTTCCAAGGTTATTCGACCTATGCGGATTGCGACCTGGTTGCTATCGGCGTGTCGTCCATCGGTAAAATCGGCAACACCTACTCTCAAAACGAACGAGACATCGATGCCTACTATGCCGCCATCGATGAAGGCAGACTGCCCATCATGCGCGGCTACCAGCTTAATCAGGACGATATCCTGCGCCGCAATATCATTCAGGATTTGATGTGCCGTTTCGCACTCGACTACCGTGTTTACGAAGACATATCCGGCACTCCGTTCGACCGTTACTTCAAAGACGAGCTCGCCGATCTGGAAAAACTTGCAGACTTGGGACTCGTCAGCCTGAACGACCAAGGACTGACCGTTACCCCGAAGGGACGCTTCCTCATCCGCAACATCGCCATGGTATTCGACTACCACTTGCGCCATAAAGAAACCAGGGCGAAATACTCACAAACCGTCTGA
- a CDS encoding anhydro-N-acetylmuramic acid kinase, which yields METQLYIGIMSGTSMDGADAVLIRMDGGKWLGAEGHAFIPYPDRLRRKLLDLQDTGTDELHRSRILSQELSRLYAQTVAELLCSQNLAPYDITAVGCHGQTVRHAPEHGYSVQLADLPLLAELTQIFTVGDFRSRDLAAGGQGAPLVPAFHEALFRDDKETRVVLNIGGIANISVLPPDAPAFGFDTGPGNMLMDAWTQAHWQLPYDKNGEKAAQGNILPQLLDRLLAHPYFSQPHPKSTGRELFALNWLETYLGGDENRYDVLRTLSRFTAQTVFDAVLHAATDTRQMYICGGGIRNPVLTADLAECFGTRVSLHSTADLNLDPQWVEAAAFAWLAACWVNRIPGSPHKATGASKPCILGAGYYY from the coding sequence ATGGAAACACAGCTTTACATCGGCATCATGTCGGGAACAAGCATGGACGGGGCGGATGCCGTACTGATACGTATGGACGGCGGGAAATGGCTGGGCGCGGAGGGACACGCCTTTATACCCTACCCTGACCGGTTGCGCCGCAAATTGCTGGATTTGCAGGACACAGGCACTGACGAACTGCACCGCAGCAGGATTTTGTCGCAAGAACTCAGCCGCCTGTATGCGCAAACCGTCGCCGAACTGCTGTGCAGTCAAAACCTCGCGCCGTACGACATTACCGCTGTCGGCTGCCACGGTCAAACCGTCCGACATGCACCGGAACACGGTTACAGCGTACAGCTTGCCGATTTGCCGCTGCTGGCGGAACTGACTCAGATTTTTACCGTCGGCGACTTCCGCAGCCGCGACCTTGCGGCCGGCGGACAAGGTGCGCCGCTCGTCCCCGCCTTTCACGAAGCCCTATTCCGCGACGACAAAGAAACACGCGTGGTACTGAACATCGGCGGGATTGCCAACATCAGCGTACTTCCCCCCGACGCACCCGCCTTCGGCTTCGACACGGGGCCGGGCAATATGCTGATGGACGCATGGACGCAGGCACACTGGCAGCTGCCTTACGACAAAAACGGTGAAAAAGCGGCACAAGGCAACATATTGCCGCAACTGCTCGACAGGCTGCTCGCCCACCCGTATTTCTCACAACCCCACCCCAAAAGCACGGGGCGCGAACTGTTTGCCCTAAATTGGCTCGAAACCTACCTTGGCGGCGACGAGAACCGATACGACGTATTACGGACGCTTTCCCGTTTTACCGCGCAAACCGTTTTCGACGCCGTCTTACACGCAGCAACAGATACCCGTCAAATGTATATTTGCGGCGGCGGCATCCGCAATCCCGTCCTGACGGCGGATTTGGCAGAATGTTTCGGCACACGCGTTTCCTTACACAGCACCGCCGACCTGAATCTCGATCCGCAATGGGTGGAGGCGGCCGCATTTGCGTGGTTGGCAGCGTGTTGGGTCAACCGCATCCCCGGTAGTCCGCACAAAGCAACCGGCGCATCCAAACCGTGTATTCTGGGCGCGGGATATTATTATTGA